A window of Chelmon rostratus isolate fCheRos1 chromosome 18, fCheRos1.pri, whole genome shotgun sequence genomic DNA:
GGGCTACAGCGCTCACACTCAGGCAGAGATCAATGAAGGGTACGAGCATCTTTTCCACATGCTTGGCCACAGCCAGGAGAATTCGCAGATGGCCGTCGGCAACATTGCCGCGGTGCGCACCGGCTTCAATCCGCTGGAGAAGTTCCTGAAGGATGTGCAGCAGTACTACTCCGGCGAGATCGTCAAGGTCGACTTTACCAAAACTGCTGAGGCCGCAGCTGAGATCAACAGACTGATTGCGGCTAAAACGCAGGGCAAGATCAAAGACCAGGTAAAGGACTTGGACTCTGACATGGCCATGGTGCTGATCAACTACGTCTACTTCAGAGGTAGGACACGTACGCAAACAGAGAAACTCTCAAATGAACTGACTGTGCATGTAGTCTgctgcaacattttaaaacatgttacCAGGATCGTTTGAGCTGACATGCAGTAACTACCTTCCCCCTCGCTGCATCATTCAGGACAGTGGGAGAAGCCCTTCAATGGTGACCAGACAGCTAAGGCAGACTTCCGCGTGGACGGAACCACCACGGTTCAGGTGGACATGATGAAGAGGTCCGGTCGCTACGACTTTTATCAGGATGCCGAGAACCACACCACCGTCATCATGCTGCCCTACAAGGGCAACACCTCCATGATGATCGTCCTGCCCGATGAAGGCAAGATGACCGAGGTGGAGGGCTTCATCACCAAGGACGTCATCAAGCACTGGCATGACTCACTCTCCAGGAAGTAAGTGATTCATCTGATTTTCTCTTGAACCTCTATGGTCGTAAAGTGTAGTTGAGTCGCCTGTAGTTGAATAAACAAGCTGGAAATCAGCTACATATCCTGACTGGTGGTGGTGTTCTGATTCTCAGCTCCGTGGATCTGTCCCTGCCAAaattctccatctctgctgatGCCTCCCTGGACAGCACTTTGAAAGAAATGGGCATAACTGATGCGTTTGCAGACACTGCTGATTTCTCTGGCATGTCTGACGAGGTCAAGCTCAAAGTCTCAAAGGTAGGAGAGGCAAACATGCTCGTTATGGACACTGAAAGCGTTAAAGGAAAGTGCCCATTTCATGACAATATACGGAGTGTGTTGCAGAGACCCATTGCTAGCTTGTTCGCTCACTCACTGCCTGGTCCTCGCTCCTCCACAGGTGTCCCAAAAAGCCGTGCTGAGCGTGGACGAAACAGGAACGGAGGCGGCAGCCGCCACCACCATCGAGGTCATGCCCATGAGCATGCCTGAAATCATGACGCTCGACAGACCCTTCCTGGCCTTCATCCTGGAGCACTCGACTAAGAGCATCCTCTTCATGGGCAAGATCAACAACCCCACAGCCATGTAAAGACGCCGAGGAAATAAATGTTACGTGTGCTGCATTTTCGCGCTGAAGTAAGCTTCAGTAGCTTCAGGACATTAGCTCATTCTTCCCCCAGCATCTGAAAGCCCTGTAGAGATCTCACAGTGATGTTAAGAGTATTGTGGGATGAATAGACGACAGTTTGATGAATCAAACAGCAGATCATCAGGTAACAGAAACGTCCTCTGAACCTGGCTAGGTGTCTAACATCACTATATTTTTCATCCAGCTGACTGTTGCATGTGATGCAAACACGAGTAAATGTCTATCACTTGAAGCATCTGCTAACACGCTGAGCCAACGTGTCATTGCTGTCTTAACACTGTTTATTATGAAGTGAAATAAAGACTGTCACGAACACCTGGCGTTTTATGTTACTTTaatctttctgtctcatcttctATCAAGCTCACAGGTCCAATCACTCAGAACAGGGGGGCTTTATGTTGCATGGCACGGAATAGCGAGAAACTACAGAGAGAGGGAACCAACTGTTTTTTAAGAAGTGGAAATGACAGTATTGAAAGCGTCTCTTCATATTTCCCTCCACGCCCACTGATTTCTGGTGCATCGTTTGATTTCTGTAATTGTGTGATGATTATTGTAAGCTCATGCACATTTAATGCACCACACCAGCGGTTCTTCACCAACGTTGCGCCGAGCGATGTGCTGCATTAGTGCAGATAACTTTGCCAGAGATCTCTTGGCACATGACACTGAAAGTGAATATTTAATAGAGCTGTCAGCTAACTCTCTTGGATCACTTGTACGTAGTGGTGAGGTTTCTGCCAATCCCAGCAAGGAGGACATGAATGATGAGCGTGGCTCTCATTAAAATATGCTGAATGCTTCATGTCATTTTTGAGAACTTGGATCTAAATTTCGTAAGTCGAATGAAGCTTTCAACATGCGGGGATCAAGTGTGTGATAGAATGGAAGTGTAATGCTGTTTAGAGGTAACGTGATCTCATTAGAGCATTCTGTGTCAAAGGTACTGAGCCATTAGCTGCTGTCTGCTTTATATCACATCATATCACATTAGATCAACACGTTATCAGATGAAACAGACTCGTTATTGAGGTCTTTTTTTTAGAATCATGATTATAAAATTGTTCATTCTCAAACACTGCAATGATTTACTGTGTTTAGTGATAATTAACACAGTAATAATCAGTAAAGGTGCACAGTATCTTCTCTCATTGTGCACTTGCAGCACCATTGCTGGCTGTAACCTGGGCagaccaccaccatcaccagcaCAACCCTCCTGAACACAGCCaagagtgacagtgacagtgagctGTTCTCCAGCCTGAGCTGCAGTTCCTTCAACCAGATTCTGGTCAATGAAATGTAGAAGCATCTTTTTGACGTGCTTGTCACAGCCAAGAGAATCAGTAGTTGGATCCTGACAATGCCGCGCCCCTGCAGTCTGGTTTCACTTCTCCGGTGTCAGTTCCTGAAAGATGTCAGACATTACAACTCAATCTTCAACGTCAACTTTACCAAACTTGCTTGCAAGAGATGCGGTGGAGGACCCAGACCCTGCAAAGGTCCTGGTGCTGATCGAGTATGAGTTGAACAGGTTAGGACACTGCatgaaatgatttaaatattATGTCTAATGATTTAAATATTATGTATGATTATTGTAGCAGCATAttataacattttaaaacattacagAACACTGGACACTGCGCgctccccttcctccctttccAGATACAAAAGATGATGGTGATTGGTGATTGACACCACCACAGTTCTTGTGAGTGTTCATGATGACAAATGAGAATCACTACATTTTCTGCCAGGATGTTGAAAATCAGATCACCATCATTGTGCCGCCCTCAGGACAAAACCTCTATGGCGGTCGACACAAAAGAGGTGAAGGGCTGCATAAACCACGACTACATCAGGCACTGGCGAGACCGCCTCCTCCCGGTTCCTCCACAGGTGTCCCTCCGGGCTCTGCTGAGAGTGGATGAGATTGGAACAGAGGCAACAGCCATCACCACTGTCAGGGTCCTTGAGTATGCCTGAAACCATGACAACAACTCAATTTGTCTTCATCTCGGTGAACTTCATCAGGAGCATCCTCTTCACGGCCAGGATCAGCAACTGTGAAGAGGATGCTGATCCTGCCATGAAAAGGCACACAACAGGAAATGGATGCTACATTTTCACAGTGCAGTAGGTGTTAGTGACTTTGGGATTTGGGCGACAGCTGTTGCCTAAAAATgagacataaaaataaaaaatgcatgagACTAGAATGACTCCGACTAAAACTAGactaaaattattattattttttttttttactaaaactAGGCTGAAACTGGCAAAACATCAAATGGCTAAAACTGGAGTTAAACTAGTAcacatttacagacaaaacataCAGACTCAGAGGGTTGTGATTTgattatatacaaaaaaaaaaaaaaaaaatccaattgaactgaactgaaactaaaactgaaatgaaatgaaaatcgGGAGCCAAAATGAACCCTGTTGCCTTGAGGAAACTGCTCCGACAGCCTGACGGCCGGTGCAGGGAGGCTCAGACGGAGCTTCCTGTCTCAGGCTGCCAGGGTGTCGGGGCCGAGTGCCTAGAGCCGACATGATGCCCCTTCAACACCGCTGACAGCACTCTTGTGCATTGCAGCCCTCTTACATCCCCTGATCATGATCCATAATCATTAAACACATCATTGTACACTACACTACTGCCATTATATTTATTGAATCTACAGTATATGATTATGTAGTCTTTTACCATTATGCTCATTGTTACTACTAattatttatatacatat
This region includes:
- the LOC121622004 gene encoding alpha-1-antitrypsin homolog, with amino-acid sequence MRGIFASCALTALLLAAAWADHHHHHHHHHGHGTDHSHEGEMSCEKLSPPNADFAFALYRSLNAKAAAGKNIFFSPLGVSAALAMLSTGAGGATHSQLFSSLGYSAHTQAEINEGYEHLFHMLGHSQENSQMAVGNIAAVRTGFNPLEKFLKDVQQYYSGEIVKVDFTKTAEAAAEINRLIAAKTQGKIKDQVKDLDSDMAMVLINYVYFRGQWEKPFNGDQTAKADFRVDGTTTVQVDMMKRSGRYDFYQDAENHTTVIMLPYKGNTSMMIVLPDEGKMTEVEGFITKDVIKHWHDSLSRNSVDLSLPKFSISADASLDSTLKEMGITDAFADTADFSGMSDEVKLKVSKVSQKAVLSVDETGTEAAAATTIEVMPMSMPEIMTLDRPFLAFILEHSTKSILFMGKINNPTAM